A single region of the Sus scrofa isolate TJ Tabasco breed Duroc chromosome 17, Sscrofa11.1, whole genome shotgun sequence genome encodes:
- the LOC110257362 gene encoding uncharacterized protein LOC110257362, whose product MTLPPESPAAGGVGRQLLGLLPPRVLSTFCRSSAELKIAPGPLEAEGVEAPAGRGREEDGRHPRSSRQRAVPRAHPALQGQPAWLQQGGPHIRLPHLQASGTPTPRLLRPLLRKAEGLGQPAWPSLGPQRLPLRTQDSKRIRQGPALTERGEEAKDTRKLRRQAKGGLSRQGPLREQERTALLAGWGRAHRVRTTSVWERERYPS is encoded by the exons ATGACTCTTCCCCCAGAAAGCCCTGCCGCGGGAGGGGTGGGAAGACAGCTGCTGGGCCTTCTCCCCCCCAGGGTTCTGTCCACCTTCTGCAGGAGCTCAGCTGAGTTAAAAATAGCCCCGGGGCCTCTGGAAGCGGAAGGGGTAGAGGCGCCCGCAGgccgggggagggaggaggacggGAGGCACCCCCGGTCCAGCAGGCAGCGGGCGGTCCCCCGGGCCCACCCAGCACTCCAAGGCCAGCCAGCTTGGCTCCAGCAGGGCGGGCCCCACATCCGCCTGCCCCACCTGCAAGCGTCAGGGACCCCGACCCCGCGGCTCCTCCGGCCGCTCTTGAGAAAGGCAGAGGGCCTGGGGCAGCCAGCCTGGCCAAGCCTCGGTCCCCAGAG GCTGCCCCTGAGGACTCAGGACAGCAAGCGGATCAGACAAGGCCCTGCCCTCACGGAGCGCGGGGAAGAGGCCAAGGACACCAGAAAGCTCAGGCGTCAGGCCAAGGGAGGCCTGTCTCGGCAGGGTCCTCTCCGAGAACAAGAGCGGACCGCTCTCTTAGCGGGCTGGGGGCGAGCCCACAGGGTGAGAACCACCAGTGTGTGGGAGCGGGAAAGGTATCCGAGCTGA